In one Silene latifolia isolate original U9 population chromosome 10, ASM4854445v1, whole genome shotgun sequence genomic region, the following are encoded:
- the LOC141606359 gene encoding uncharacterized protein LOC141606359 isoform X2, giving the protein MALNFSCCTSLSLHNQVVKGGLKTRSNKCFDSVKNLVNSTGIPVITTLPHESLKKGNWVKLICGASFEDLIDIRNLSLVYTLAGVDCIDCAADASVVSAVNEGIGAAMDIVPLRRPWVMISVNDDEDLHFRKAAFDPSDCPLDCSRPCEAVCPANAIKLEEGEFLQGGVINERCYGCGRCLPVCPYDKIKAVTYLRDAAATAELIRRNDIDAIEIHTNGRQTASFEELWNGLSDSISYLRLVAISFPDLGKSTTMLMNSLFSIMKPNLSCYNLWQLDGRPMSGDIGRGATREALAFAVRLASAEDKPPGFLQLAGGTNAHTINGLKKHGLYQSMSTGTRKEKSSLSTSLIGGIAYGGYARKIVGRILRNMESEHGLSCIEDHPEYLREALEEALALVAPVKCYNDGSPLAPSPLP; this is encoded by the exons ATGGCTTTGAACTTCTCTTGTTGCACTTCACTTTCCCTCCACAATCAAG TAGTAAAGGGAGGTCTCAAAACTAGGAGCAACAAATGTTTTGACAGTGTAAAAAACTTGGTGAACTCAACTGGGATTCCTGTAATTACAACTTTACCTCATGAATCCCTCAAAAAGGGCAACTGGGTTAAGCTCATTTGTGGTGCCAGCTTTGAG GATCTTATTGACATAAGGAACCTTTCTCTTGTCTATACGCTTGCTGGAG TTGATTGTATAGACTGTGCCGCTGATGCATCTGTTGTTAGTGCGGTTAATGAAGGAATTGGGGCTGCCATGGATATTGTGCCACTGCGGAGACCATGGGTTATGATCAGTGTGAATGATGATGAAGATCTTCATTTTCGTAAAGCCG CTTTTGATCCGTCTGATTGTCCACTGGACTGTTCAAGGCCATGCGAGGCTGTTTGTCCTGCCAATGCTATAAAACTGGAGGAAGGGGAATTTTTACAG GGAGGAGTGATAAATGAGCGATGCTATGGATGTGGACGTTGCCTTCCTGTCTGCCCATATGACAAGATAA AAGCAGTTACATACTTACGAGATGCTGCTGCTACTGCTGAACTGATCAGACGGAATGATATAGATGCAATTGAAATCCACACAAATGGAAG GCAGACGGCTTCATTCGAGGAACTGTGGAATGGTCTGAGTGACTCAATTAGCTACTTGAGATTAGTGGCG ATAAGCTTCCCAGATTTAGGGAAGTCGACGACAATGTTGATGAACTCCTTATTTTCAATCATGAAACCAAATTTAAGTTGCTACAATTTGTGGCAG TTGGATGGACGTCCTATGAGTGGAGACATTGGACGAGGTGCCACCAGGGAAGCACTTGCTTTCGCAGTTCGCTTGGCTTCTGCAGAGGATAAACCCCCTG GCTTTCTTCAATTAGCTGGTGGTACGAATGCTCACACAATAAATGGGTTGAAGAAGCATGGACTGTATCAGTCAATGAGTACAG GGACCCGTAAAGAGAAGTCTAGCTTATCAACTTCCTTGATTGGTGGCATTGCATACGGTGGCTATGCTCGGAAG ATTGTTGGAAGGATATTAAGAAATATGGAATCGGAGCATGGACTTTCTTGTATTGAAGATCACCCCGAGTATTTAAGAGAGGCGCTTGAGGAAGCCCTCGCTTTAGTTGCACCAGTCAAGTGTTACAATGACGGATCACCTCTAGCTCCTTCACCTCTTCCGTGA
- the LOC141606359 gene encoding uncharacterized protein LOC141606359 isoform X4: MALNFSCCTSLSLHNQVKGGLKTRSNKCFDSVKNLVNSTGIPVITTLPHESLKKGNWVKLICGASFEDLIDIRNLSLVYTLAGVDCIDCAADASVVSAVNEGIGAAMDIVPLRRPWVMISVNDDEDLHFRKAAFDPSDCPLDCSRPCEAVCPANAIKLEEGEFLQGGVINERCYGCGRCLPVCPYDKIKAVTYLRDAAATAELIRRNDIDAIEIHTNGRQTASFEELWNGLSDSISYLRLVAISFPDLGKSTTMLMNSLFSIMKPNLSCYNLWQLDGRPMSGDIGRGATREALAFAVRLASAEDKPPGFLQLAGGTNAHTINGLKKHGLYQSMSTGTRKEKSSLSTSLIGGIAYGGYARKIVGRILRNMESEHGLSCIEDHPEYLREALEEALALVAPVKCYNDGSPLAPSPLP; this comes from the exons ATGGCTTTGAACTTCTCTTGTTGCACTTCACTTTCCCTCCACAATCAAG TAAAGGGAGGTCTCAAAACTAGGAGCAACAAATGTTTTGACAGTGTAAAAAACTTGGTGAACTCAACTGGGATTCCTGTAATTACAACTTTACCTCATGAATCCCTCAAAAAGGGCAACTGGGTTAAGCTCATTTGTGGTGCCAGCTTTGAG GATCTTATTGACATAAGGAACCTTTCTCTTGTCTATACGCTTGCTGGAG TTGATTGTATAGACTGTGCCGCTGATGCATCTGTTGTTAGTGCGGTTAATGAAGGAATTGGGGCTGCCATGGATATTGTGCCACTGCGGAGACCATGGGTTATGATCAGTGTGAATGATGATGAAGATCTTCATTTTCGTAAAGCCG CTTTTGATCCGTCTGATTGTCCACTGGACTGTTCAAGGCCATGCGAGGCTGTTTGTCCTGCCAATGCTATAAAACTGGAGGAAGGGGAATTTTTACAG GGAGGAGTGATAAATGAGCGATGCTATGGATGTGGACGTTGCCTTCCTGTCTGCCCATATGACAAGATAA AAGCAGTTACATACTTACGAGATGCTGCTGCTACTGCTGAACTGATCAGACGGAATGATATAGATGCAATTGAAATCCACACAAATGGAAG GCAGACGGCTTCATTCGAGGAACTGTGGAATGGTCTGAGTGACTCAATTAGCTACTTGAGATTAGTGGCG ATAAGCTTCCCAGATTTAGGGAAGTCGACGACAATGTTGATGAACTCCTTATTTTCAATCATGAAACCAAATTTAAGTTGCTACAATTTGTGGCAG TTGGATGGACGTCCTATGAGTGGAGACATTGGACGAGGTGCCACCAGGGAAGCACTTGCTTTCGCAGTTCGCTTGGCTTCTGCAGAGGATAAACCCCCTG GCTTTCTTCAATTAGCTGGTGGTACGAATGCTCACACAATAAATGGGTTGAAGAAGCATGGACTGTATCAGTCAATGAGTACAG GGACCCGTAAAGAGAAGTCTAGCTTATCAACTTCCTTGATTGGTGGCATTGCATACGGTGGCTATGCTCGGAAG ATTGTTGGAAGGATATTAAGAAATATGGAATCGGAGCATGGACTTTCTTGTATTGAAGATCACCCCGAGTATTTAAGAGAGGCGCTTGAGGAAGCCCTCGCTTTAGTTGCACCAGTCAAGTGTTACAATGACGGATCACCTCTAGCTCCTTCACCTCTTCCGTGA
- the LOC141606359 gene encoding uncharacterized protein LOC141606359 isoform X3, producing MALNFSCCTSLSLHNQVKGGLKTRSNKCFDSVKNLVNSTGIPVITTLPHESLKKGNWVKLICGASFEDLIDIRNLSLVYTLAGVDCIDCAADASVVSAVNEGIGAAMDIVPLRRPWVMISVNDDEDLHFRKAAFDPSDCPLDCSRPCEAVCPANAIKLEEGEFLQGGVINERCYGCGRCLPVCPYDKIKAVTYLRDAAATAELIRRNDIDAIEIHTNGSRQTASFEELWNGLSDSISYLRLVAISFPDLGKSTTMLMNSLFSIMKPNLSCYNLWQLDGRPMSGDIGRGATREALAFAVRLASAEDKPPGFLQLAGGTNAHTINGLKKHGLYQSMSTGTRKEKSSLSTSLIGGIAYGGYARKIVGRILRNMESEHGLSCIEDHPEYLREALEEALALVAPVKCYNDGSPLAPSPLP from the exons ATGGCTTTGAACTTCTCTTGTTGCACTTCACTTTCCCTCCACAATCAAG TAAAGGGAGGTCTCAAAACTAGGAGCAACAAATGTTTTGACAGTGTAAAAAACTTGGTGAACTCAACTGGGATTCCTGTAATTACAACTTTACCTCATGAATCCCTCAAAAAGGGCAACTGGGTTAAGCTCATTTGTGGTGCCAGCTTTGAG GATCTTATTGACATAAGGAACCTTTCTCTTGTCTATACGCTTGCTGGAG TTGATTGTATAGACTGTGCCGCTGATGCATCTGTTGTTAGTGCGGTTAATGAAGGAATTGGGGCTGCCATGGATATTGTGCCACTGCGGAGACCATGGGTTATGATCAGTGTGAATGATGATGAAGATCTTCATTTTCGTAAAGCCG CTTTTGATCCGTCTGATTGTCCACTGGACTGTTCAAGGCCATGCGAGGCTGTTTGTCCTGCCAATGCTATAAAACTGGAGGAAGGGGAATTTTTACAG GGAGGAGTGATAAATGAGCGATGCTATGGATGTGGACGTTGCCTTCCTGTCTGCCCATATGACAAGATAA AAGCAGTTACATACTTACGAGATGCTGCTGCTACTGCTGAACTGATCAGACGGAATGATATAGATGCAATTGAAATCCACACAAATGGAAG CAGGCAGACGGCTTCATTCGAGGAACTGTGGAATGGTCTGAGTGACTCAATTAGCTACTTGAGATTAGTGGCG ATAAGCTTCCCAGATTTAGGGAAGTCGACGACAATGTTGATGAACTCCTTATTTTCAATCATGAAACCAAATTTAAGTTGCTACAATTTGTGGCAG TTGGATGGACGTCCTATGAGTGGAGACATTGGACGAGGTGCCACCAGGGAAGCACTTGCTTTCGCAGTTCGCTTGGCTTCTGCAGAGGATAAACCCCCTG GCTTTCTTCAATTAGCTGGTGGTACGAATGCTCACACAATAAATGGGTTGAAGAAGCATGGACTGTATCAGTCAATGAGTACAG GGACCCGTAAAGAGAAGTCTAGCTTATCAACTTCCTTGATTGGTGGCATTGCATACGGTGGCTATGCTCGGAAG ATTGTTGGAAGGATATTAAGAAATATGGAATCGGAGCATGGACTTTCTTGTATTGAAGATCACCCCGAGTATTTAAGAGAGGCGCTTGAGGAAGCCCTCGCTTTAGTTGCACCAGTCAAGTGTTACAATGACGGATCACCTCTAGCTCCTTCACCTCTTCCGTGA
- the LOC141606359 gene encoding uncharacterized protein LOC141606359 isoform X5, which translates to MALNFSCCTSLSLHNQVDCIDCAADASVVSAVNEGIGAAMDIVPLRRPWVMISVNDDEDLHFRKAAFDPSDCPLDCSRPCEAVCPANAIKLEEGEFLQGGVINERCYGCGRCLPVCPYDKIKAVTYLRDAAATAELIRRNDIDAIEIHTNGSRQTASFEELWNGLSDSISYLRLVAISFPDLGKSTTMLMNSLFSIMKPNLSCYNLWQLDGRPMSGDIGRGATREALAFAVRLASAEDKPPGFLQLAGGTNAHTINGLKKHGLYQSMSTGTRKEKSSLSTSLIGGIAYGGYARKIVGRILRNMESEHGLSCIEDHPEYLREALEEALALVAPVKCYNDGSPLAPSPLP; encoded by the exons ATGGCTTTGAACTTCTCTTGTTGCACTTCACTTTCCCTCCACAATCAAG TTGATTGTATAGACTGTGCCGCTGATGCATCTGTTGTTAGTGCGGTTAATGAAGGAATTGGGGCTGCCATGGATATTGTGCCACTGCGGAGACCATGGGTTATGATCAGTGTGAATGATGATGAAGATCTTCATTTTCGTAAAGCCG CTTTTGATCCGTCTGATTGTCCACTGGACTGTTCAAGGCCATGCGAGGCTGTTTGTCCTGCCAATGCTATAAAACTGGAGGAAGGGGAATTTTTACAG GGAGGAGTGATAAATGAGCGATGCTATGGATGTGGACGTTGCCTTCCTGTCTGCCCATATGACAAGATAA AAGCAGTTACATACTTACGAGATGCTGCTGCTACTGCTGAACTGATCAGACGGAATGATATAGATGCAATTGAAATCCACACAAATGGAAG CAGGCAGACGGCTTCATTCGAGGAACTGTGGAATGGTCTGAGTGACTCAATTAGCTACTTGAGATTAGTGGCG ATAAGCTTCCCAGATTTAGGGAAGTCGACGACAATGTTGATGAACTCCTTATTTTCAATCATGAAACCAAATTTAAGTTGCTACAATTTGTGGCAG TTGGATGGACGTCCTATGAGTGGAGACATTGGACGAGGTGCCACCAGGGAAGCACTTGCTTTCGCAGTTCGCTTGGCTTCTGCAGAGGATAAACCCCCTG GCTTTCTTCAATTAGCTGGTGGTACGAATGCTCACACAATAAATGGGTTGAAGAAGCATGGACTGTATCAGTCAATGAGTACAG GGACCCGTAAAGAGAAGTCTAGCTTATCAACTTCCTTGATTGGTGGCATTGCATACGGTGGCTATGCTCGGAAG ATTGTTGGAAGGATATTAAGAAATATGGAATCGGAGCATGGACTTTCTTGTATTGAAGATCACCCCGAGTATTTAAGAGAGGCGCTTGAGGAAGCCCTCGCTTTAGTTGCACCAGTCAAGTGTTACAATGACGGATCACCTCTAGCTCCTTCACCTCTTCCGTGA
- the LOC141606359 gene encoding uncharacterized protein LOC141606359 isoform X1 — MALNFSCCTSLSLHNQVVKGGLKTRSNKCFDSVKNLVNSTGIPVITTLPHESLKKGNWVKLICGASFEDLIDIRNLSLVYTLAGVDCIDCAADASVVSAVNEGIGAAMDIVPLRRPWVMISVNDDEDLHFRKAAFDPSDCPLDCSRPCEAVCPANAIKLEEGEFLQGGVINERCYGCGRCLPVCPYDKIKAVTYLRDAAATAELIRRNDIDAIEIHTNGSRQTASFEELWNGLSDSISYLRLVAISFPDLGKSTTMLMNSLFSIMKPNLSCYNLWQLDGRPMSGDIGRGATREALAFAVRLASAEDKPPGFLQLAGGTNAHTINGLKKHGLYQSMSTGTRKEKSSLSTSLIGGIAYGGYARKIVGRILRNMESEHGLSCIEDHPEYLREALEEALALVAPVKCYNDGSPLAPSPLP; from the exons ATGGCTTTGAACTTCTCTTGTTGCACTTCACTTTCCCTCCACAATCAAG TAGTAAAGGGAGGTCTCAAAACTAGGAGCAACAAATGTTTTGACAGTGTAAAAAACTTGGTGAACTCAACTGGGATTCCTGTAATTACAACTTTACCTCATGAATCCCTCAAAAAGGGCAACTGGGTTAAGCTCATTTGTGGTGCCAGCTTTGAG GATCTTATTGACATAAGGAACCTTTCTCTTGTCTATACGCTTGCTGGAG TTGATTGTATAGACTGTGCCGCTGATGCATCTGTTGTTAGTGCGGTTAATGAAGGAATTGGGGCTGCCATGGATATTGTGCCACTGCGGAGACCATGGGTTATGATCAGTGTGAATGATGATGAAGATCTTCATTTTCGTAAAGCCG CTTTTGATCCGTCTGATTGTCCACTGGACTGTTCAAGGCCATGCGAGGCTGTTTGTCCTGCCAATGCTATAAAACTGGAGGAAGGGGAATTTTTACAG GGAGGAGTGATAAATGAGCGATGCTATGGATGTGGACGTTGCCTTCCTGTCTGCCCATATGACAAGATAA AAGCAGTTACATACTTACGAGATGCTGCTGCTACTGCTGAACTGATCAGACGGAATGATATAGATGCAATTGAAATCCACACAAATGGAAG CAGGCAGACGGCTTCATTCGAGGAACTGTGGAATGGTCTGAGTGACTCAATTAGCTACTTGAGATTAGTGGCG ATAAGCTTCCCAGATTTAGGGAAGTCGACGACAATGTTGATGAACTCCTTATTTTCAATCATGAAACCAAATTTAAGTTGCTACAATTTGTGGCAG TTGGATGGACGTCCTATGAGTGGAGACATTGGACGAGGTGCCACCAGGGAAGCACTTGCTTTCGCAGTTCGCTTGGCTTCTGCAGAGGATAAACCCCCTG GCTTTCTTCAATTAGCTGGTGGTACGAATGCTCACACAATAAATGGGTTGAAGAAGCATGGACTGTATCAGTCAATGAGTACAG GGACCCGTAAAGAGAAGTCTAGCTTATCAACTTCCTTGATTGGTGGCATTGCATACGGTGGCTATGCTCGGAAG ATTGTTGGAAGGATATTAAGAAATATGGAATCGGAGCATGGACTTTCTTGTATTGAAGATCACCCCGAGTATTTAAGAGAGGCGCTTGAGGAAGCCCTCGCTTTAGTTGCACCAGTCAAGTGTTACAATGACGGATCACCTCTAGCTCCTTCACCTCTTCCGTGA